Proteins encoded in a region of the Oscillospiraceae bacterium MB24-C1 genome:
- a CDS encoding ATP-binding protein, translating into MERYREIEHSLHKKFSKTIWSKFVGAIKEYQMLSPGDRVAVCISGGKDSMLLAKLMQQLHKVSDFPFEVKFMVMDPGYLPENRKMIEDNAEQLNIPITIFNANIYDYVFSQPKNPCYLCSRMRRGNLYAQAKALGCNKIALGHHFDDMIETVLISMIYGSQVRTMMPKLHSDNFEGMELIRPLYLVRESEIIRWKNYNKLEFLQCACRFTECSTADTTTSKRAEIKALIAKLEKGNSQVPLNIFRSVHNIKLGAVIGYTLNGEQHSFLDDYDRDTDAGPDDGLMI; encoded by the coding sequence ATGGAACGATACAGGGAAATTGAACACAGTCTACACAAAAAGTTTAGCAAAACCATTTGGAGCAAATTTGTAGGCGCCATAAAAGAATATCAAATGCTTTCTCCCGGCGACCGGGTTGCCGTCTGCATTTCGGGGGGCAAGGATTCAATGCTGCTGGCAAAGTTGATGCAGCAGCTACACAAGGTTAGCGACTTCCCTTTTGAAGTGAAGTTCATGGTCATGGATCCTGGTTATCTACCCGAAAACCGCAAAATGATTGAGGATAACGCCGAGCAGCTTAATATTCCGATTACTATTTTCAATGCCAATATTTATGATTATGTTTTTAGCCAACCCAAAAACCCCTGTTATTTATGCTCGCGTATGCGGCGCGGCAATCTTTATGCGCAGGCAAAGGCTCTTGGATGCAACAAAATTGCGCTGGGCCACCACTTTGACGACATGATTGAAACCGTTCTCATCAGTATGATATACGGCTCTCAGGTTCGCACGATGATGCCCAAGCTGCACAGTGATAATTTTGAGGGAATGGAGTTAATTCGCCCGCTTTATCTAGTGCGCGAATCTGAAATTATCCGCTGGAAGAACTATAACAAGCTGGAATTTTTGCAGTGCGCCTGTCGCTTTACCGAGTGTTCCACCGCCGACACCACCACTTCAAAGCGTGCAGAGATCAAGGCGCTGATTGCAAAGCTTGAAAAGGGCAATTCTCAGGTACCGCTCAACATTTTTCGCAGTGTGCATAACATTAAGCTGGGCGCGGTCATTGGCTATACACTAAACGGTGAGCAGCACAGCTTTTTGGATGACTACGACCGAGATACTGACGCAGGCCCTGACGATGGGTTGATGATCTAA
- a CDS encoding cytochrome c biogenesis protein CcdA, with product MQYLLLFLEGIITFISPCLLPLLPVYISYFAGQNGEGNTRKTLKGALGFIAGFTTVFVSLGAFAGTLGGLLSRHTVMVNLITGAIVVIFGLNYLGVFKIGFLNRVMQHKTATVSHSFFSTFLFGMVFSVGWTPCVGAFLGSALMLASQQGSAVGGILMLLCYSLGLGVPFLLAALLLNQLQGSFNWIKTHYNIINTVSGLLLVVVGILMMTGQMGRFLALLSL from the coding sequence ATGCAGTATCTGCTGTTATTTCTCGAAGGGATTATCACCTTCATTTCTCCTTGCCTGCTGCCGCTGCTGCCGGTGTATATCTCTTATTTTGCCGGGCAAAATGGCGAGGGCAATACCCGAAAAACGCTCAAGGGCGCTTTAGGTTTTATCGCAGGATTTACCACTGTGTTTGTTTCTCTGGGGGCTTTTGCGGGTACGCTGGGCGGGTTATTGAGCCGTCACACGGTCATGGTCAATCTAATAACCGGTGCGATAGTCGTAATTTTTGGTTTAAACTATCTCGGTGTTTTTAAAATCGGTTTTTTAAACCGTGTGATGCAACATAAAACAGCCACGGTTTCCCACAGCTTCTTTTCAACGTTTTTATTCGGAATGGTCTTTTCTGTGGGGTGGACGCCTTGTGTCGGGGCGTTTTTAGGCTCTGCGCTGATGTTGGCGTCGCAGCAGGGGTCAGCTGTTGGCGGTATTCTGATGCTGCTTTGCTACTCATTGGGACTGGGGGTGCCGTTTTTGCTGGCGGCCTTACTTCTAAATCAGCTACAGGGCAGTTTTAACTGGATAAAAACGCATTATAATATAATTAATACCGTTTCAGGATTGCTGCTGGTTGTAGTGGGTATTTTAATGATGACGGGTCAGATGGGGCGGTTTTTGGCCCTATTGAGCTTGTGA